The following proteins come from a genomic window of Deltaproteobacteria bacterium:
- a CDS encoding Fic family protein: MRCIHQRPGWPNFTWDQEKLSGLLASVRHRQGKLLGRMEALGFNLQTEASLNILTLDVLKSSEIEGEILNPDQIRSSIARRLGLDIAGLVPADRHVDGVVEMMLNATQNFSEALAKKRLWGWHAALFPTGFSGMHKITVGAWRGDERGPMQVVSGPMGRERVHFEAPEASRLDAEMARFLAWFNRKIPIDDVVKAAVAHLWFVTIHPFDDGNGRIARAIADMQLARSEGSRRRFYSLSAQIRQERRAYYDMLEKTQKGGLDITMWLAWFLNCLDHALAETENTLKSTLNKAQFWESHRATPLNARQQIMLNRLLDGFVGRLTSSKWAKITKCSQDTALRDIQDLLDRKILVKDLGGGRSTGYLLKQ, encoded by the coding sequence ATTCGTTGCATCCATCAGCGCCCCGGCTGGCCCAATTTTACCTGGGATCAGGAAAAATTATCCGGCCTTTTGGCCTCCGTCCGCCATCGTCAGGGCAAATTGTTGGGGCGCATGGAGGCGCTCGGTTTCAACCTGCAAACCGAGGCCTCGTTAAACATTCTCACGCTGGATGTCTTGAAGTCGAGTGAAATCGAGGGGGAAATTTTAAATCCGGATCAGATTCGTTCTTCCATCGCGCGCCGTCTGGGGTTGGATATCGCCGGTTTGGTCCCTGCCGATCGTCACGTCGACGGCGTTGTCGAAATGATGCTGAACGCGACGCAAAATTTCAGCGAGGCGCTTGCCAAAAAACGCCTGTGGGGGTGGCATGCCGCCCTGTTTCCCACGGGCTTTAGCGGTATGCACAAAATAACCGTGGGCGCCTGGCGCGGGGACGAGAGGGGGCCGATGCAGGTTGTTTCGGGGCCGATGGGCCGTGAGCGCGTTCATTTTGAGGCGCCGGAGGCATCGCGGCTTGATGCCGAAATGGCCCGCTTCCTTGCCTGGTTTAACCGCAAGATTCCCATTGACGATGTCGTCAAGGCCGCGGTGGCCCATTTGTGGTTTGTGACCATCCATCCGTTCGATGACGGCAACGGCCGCATCGCGCGGGCCATAGCCGACATGCAGTTGGCGCGGTCCGAGGGGAGCCGGCGCCGTTTTTACAGCTTGTCGGCGCAAATCAGGCAGGAGCGCAGGGCCTATTACGACATGCTGGAGAAAACGCAGAAAGGGGGGCTGGATATTACAATGTGGCTTGCCTGGTTTTTGAACTGTCTGGATCATGCCTTGGCTGAAACGGAAAACACGCTCAAATCCACGCTCAACAAGGCGCAGTTTTGGGAATCTCACCGCGCAACGCCGTTAAATGCGCGCCAGCAGATCATGCTTAACAGGCTTCTGGACGGGTTTGTCGGCAGACTCACCTCATCCAAGTGGGCCAAAATCACGAAGTGTTCGCAGGACACCGCACTGCGCGACATCCAGGATTTGCTCGATCGGAAAATTCTGGTCAAAGACTTGGGCGGAGGCCGAAGCACGGGTTATTTGCTCAAGCAATGA
- a CDS encoding transglycosylase SLT domain-containing protein, with the protein MMKYAALLSILAFSITAFGAENPPSPPVDWAQRYGAIDSASEASLNEAIKKEGPLSPWLSLRLSELYLRSEKYPEALNLLEKIPVGGIWDFWKKTALAKAWLGMNQPRQVLQELEALPPEPDVQINPTQIFYRQIYRDALWTKEQALRQMGKNADAVSARIWALFPDIDGNSANVRETPRISPDIHPAATTSDKITRLHVLHTKKLYDTIPVIVRPDEIAVSHLPLAEKCRALFEWGNSLRNLKKPAEALDGFSGAVSQKCDGEYLVRSLYWKGKLELAFKKPDRAIETYEYLIEKFPSGRYTDDAWYGLWKIYEEQKQEGRAKKAIRQLIALPEGDMRLEALWETAWPAYKKKKYREALELFDRILASPPRDDESYPRALYWKGRTLEKMGEASSSYYQRLIDDFPFSYYAVIAANRFGTTPNIPQIPRPHTEVPVEAKAQETIVTVNLLNELGLHREALDLLDYFSQQEADLAGQMKPLMAVKWIESGDYNKALAMASEHFGHGVTEGVKRKNDPMLFAFYPEAYAKEVEAANRRLQLPRGMIEGIMREESLFLPEVRSSAGAVGVMQLMPGTASIQARSTVVENFSMDSLTDPRTNILLGSSFFAKLVDRYEGHVPLAVMAYNAGPGNVNKWRARMGNLPLDEFVEEIPFSETRGYVKRVLRSMQIYGLLFDEPTFKKPFFSMNL; encoded by the coding sequence GTGATGAAGTATGCCGCTCTCCTTTCTATTCTCGCTTTTTCAATCACCGCCTTCGGCGCCGAAAATCCCCCATCACCGCCGGTCGATTGGGCCCAGCGCTATGGCGCCATCGATTCCGCCTCCGAGGCGTCGTTAAATGAGGCGATCAAAAAAGAGGGCCCCCTCTCCCCCTGGCTTTCGCTTCGGTTGAGCGAGCTTTACCTTAGAAGTGAAAAATATCCCGAGGCGCTGAACCTTCTGGAAAAAATTCCTGTCGGAGGCATCTGGGATTTCTGGAAAAAAACAGCGCTTGCCAAGGCCTGGCTCGGCATGAATCAACCGCGCCAGGTCCTTCAGGAACTCGAGGCCCTCCCCCCCGAACCCGATGTGCAGATCAACCCGACGCAGATTTTTTATCGGCAGATCTACCGCGACGCCCTTTGGACCAAAGAGCAGGCCTTAAGACAAATGGGAAAAAATGCCGATGCCGTTTCCGCCCGTATCTGGGCGCTGTTTCCGGATATCGACGGCAACTCTGCAAACGTGAGGGAAACCCCGCGGATCTCCCCCGACATTCATCCGGCCGCAACAACAAGCGACAAGATAACCCGCCTCCATGTCCTGCACACCAAAAAGTTGTACGATACCATACCGGTGATCGTTCGCCCGGACGAAATTGCCGTCAGTCATCTCCCGCTGGCCGAAAAATGCCGCGCCCTTTTCGAATGGGGCAACTCCCTTCGCAATCTGAAAAAACCGGCCGAGGCGCTGGATGGATTTTCCGGGGCGGTTTCGCAAAAATGCGACGGCGAATACCTCGTCCGCTCCCTCTACTGGAAGGGCAAGCTGGAGCTTGCCTTTAAAAAACCCGATCGGGCGATCGAGACTTATGAATATTTGATCGAAAAATTTCCGTCGGGGCGCTACACCGACGATGCCTGGTACGGCCTTTGGAAAATTTACGAGGAACAAAAGCAGGAAGGACGGGCCAAAAAGGCCATCCGTCAGTTGATCGCCCTCCCCGAAGGGGATATGCGGCTTGAGGCGCTCTGGGAGACCGCCTGGCCGGCGTACAAAAAAAAGAAATACAGGGAGGCGCTCGAACTTTTCGACCGGATACTCGCATCGCCGCCACGGGACGATGAGTCCTATCCGCGCGCCCTCTACTGGAAAGGACGGACGCTGGAAAAGATGGGGGAGGCGTCCTCTTCTTATTATCAGCGCCTCATCGATGATTTCCCCTTTTCCTACTACGCCGTTATCGCGGCCAACCGTTTTGGCACGACGCCCAACATTCCGCAGATCCCGCGCCCGCATACCGAGGTTCCGGTGGAGGCCAAGGCGCAAGAGACGATCGTAACCGTCAATCTGCTGAACGAGCTGGGTTTACACAGGGAGGCCTTGGACCTTCTCGACTATTTTTCCCAGCAGGAGGCCGATCTGGCGGGGCAGATGAAGCCGCTCATGGCGGTAAAATGGATCGAATCGGGCGATTACAATAAGGCGCTGGCGATGGCCTCAGAGCATTTCGGTCACGGTGTCACCGAGGGGGTCAAGCGCAAAAATGATCCGATGCTTTTTGCCTTCTATCCCGAGGCCTACGCCAAAGAGGTGGAAGCGGCCAATCGCCGGTTACAACTGCCGCGCGGGATGATTGAGGGGATCATGCGCGAGGAATCGCTTTTTCTGCCGGAGGTCCGCTCGTCGGCCGGCGCCGTGGGGGTGATGCAGTTGATGCCCGGCACCGCCTCCATTCAGGCCCGATCGACCGTCGTTGAAAATTTTTCCATGGACAGTTTGACCGATCCGCGGACCAATATTCTCCTTGGCTCCTCCTTTTTTGCCAAACTGGTGGACCGTTACGAGGGCCATGTGCCGCTGGCGGTGATGGCCTACAATGCCGGACCGGGGAATGTGAACAAGTGGCGCGCCCGGATGGGAAACCTTCCGCTGGATGAGTTTGTGGAAGAAATTCCTTTTTCGGAAACACGGGGGTATGTCAAGCGGGTTCTGCGCTCGATGCAGATCTACGGACTTCTGTTTGACGAGCCGACATTCAAGAAACCCTTTTTTTCGATGAATTTGTAA
- a CDS encoding helix-turn-helix transcriptional regulator: MPLTEVQVWLGKNTRRYTRVPAGRIKPILIWLKHYEEKPVSWRELAGPRIKAAGGEAAYMLKAARKRAGMTQMQLAKSLEMPQGNISQIESGKRPIGKALAKRLAKIFNLDYRVFL, encoded by the coding sequence ATGCCCCTTACTGAGGTTCAGGTTTGGCTGGGCAAAAACACTCGGCGCTATACCCGGGTCCCCGCCGGCCGGATAAAGCCCATCCTTATCTGGCTCAAGCATTATGAAGAAAAGCCTGTCTCTTGGCGCGAACTTGCCGGACCACGTATCAAAGCGGCCGGAGGGGAGGCGGCGTATATGTTGAAGGCCGCTCGAAAAAGGGCCGGGATGACGCAGATGCAACTGGCCAAATCATTGGAAATGCCGCAGGGAAATATTTCACAGATCGAATCGGGAAAGCGGCCCATCGGCAAGGCATTGGCAAAGCGGTTGGCCAAAATTTTCAACTTGGATTACCGGGTCTTTTTATAA
- a CDS encoding outer membrane beta-barrel protein, with the protein MIKRIMAGALTGTFLFAVSISAWANGTPAPEAAAGGLELSGNVTVVTGYQHDDQDATGGALGGMGDVTFATAANADHFRFIVDQVELDLQKSFGENIRLRADVDFVDFANTNTRVADAYDLEQGYVTANLAAGNGIEFLIGKFNAPVGVESVDRADNWLISYMFPYRHLIPRQVIGAKLYYAFSDLVDFHFGVVNDLNANGFGDSAIPASLFRLGFNWGDEGNESTIGISGGFSPESDAGVAGGASQNAHWDFFGDLDLMIAASDTVTVAMEGVYRQSDNIVAASKNQKAIAGWIGLNYEASDVWDVSFRGGWMWEINPITGSGASTTGGFWNGTAATGHEGNTYSGTLGAGYQIADGAKMKLEYRFDFAAVAGPAANSDYHSLLAEFDYSF; encoded by the coding sequence ATGATAAAAAGGATAATGGCAGGCGCGCTAACAGGTACCTTCCTGTTTGCGGTCAGTATAAGCGCATGGGCCAATGGAACTCCGGCGCCGGAGGCGGCGGCGGGGGGGTTGGAGCTGTCCGGCAATGTGACGGTTGTCACCGGCTATCAGCATGACGACCAAGATGCCACCGGCGGCGCCTTGGGAGGCATGGGTGATGTCACCTTCGCCACCGCGGCCAATGCCGACCATTTTCGCTTCATCGTCGATCAGGTGGAGTTGGATCTCCAAAAGAGCTTTGGGGAGAATATCCGCCTGCGCGCTGATGTGGACTTTGTCGACTTTGCCAACACCAACACCCGGGTAGCCGACGCGTACGATCTGGAACAGGGCTATGTCACCGCCAACCTGGCGGCCGGCAACGGCATCGAATTCCTGATCGGCAAGTTTAATGCCCCGGTGGGGGTGGAATCGGTTGATCGGGCGGACAACTGGCTCATTTCATACATGTTTCCGTACCGGCATCTCATCCCGCGTCAGGTGATCGGCGCAAAGCTGTACTATGCCTTCAGCGACCTGGTCGATTTCCATTTCGGCGTGGTCAATGACTTGAACGCCAATGGCTTTGGCGATTCGGCCATTCCCGCCAGCTTGTTCCGGTTGGGCTTCAACTGGGGCGACGAAGGGAACGAATCGACCATCGGCATTTCGGGCGGTTTCAGCCCTGAAAGCGATGCCGGGGTTGCCGGCGGCGCTTCGCAGAACGCCCACTGGGATTTCTTCGGCGACCTCGACCTGATGATCGCCGCCTCCGACACCGTGACGGTTGCGATGGAAGGGGTCTATCGTCAGAGCGACAATATCGTTGCCGCCAGCAAAAACCAGAAGGCGATTGCCGGCTGGATCGGCCTGAATTATGAGGCCAGCGACGTGTGGGATGTGAGCTTCCGCGGCGGGTGGATGTGGGAAATCAACCCTATCACCGGCTCGGGCGCCTCCACCACGGGCGGTTTCTGGAACGGGACCGCGGCGACGGGTCACGAAGGCAACACCTACAGCGGCACGCTGGGCGCGGGTTATCAGATTGCCGACGGCGCGAAGATGAAGCTGGAATACCGCTTCGACTTTGCGGCGGTTGCGGGCCCTGCGGCCAACTCGGACTATCATTCGTTATTGGCCGAGTTTGATTACAGCTTCTAA
- a CDS encoding cytotoxic translational repressor of toxin-antitoxin stability system encodes MWHVTVTSKAARQAERLPRHIQQRFDLLTKELEVAGPIRADWKNFGRLKTPKNIIRYHCHIKLGRPTYVACWDVLDEEIRLLEINYVGTHENAPY; translated from the coding sequence ATGTGGCATGTAACGGTAACATCGAAAGCGGCACGGCAAGCGGAACGCTTGCCGCGGCATATTCAACAGCGCTTCGACCTTTTGACCAAAGAACTTGAGGTGGCTGGGCCGATTCGAGCCGACTGGAAGAACTTTGGCCGGCTTAAGACGCCAAAAAATATTATCCGGTATCACTGTCATATCAAGTTAGGCCGTCCGACTTACGTGGCTTGTTGGGATGTGTTGGATGAAGAAATAAGGCTTTTGGAGATCAACTATGTCGGCACTCACGAAAATGCCCCTTACTGA
- the metG gene encoding methionine--tRNA ligase — translation MKIFLTTAIDYVNSLPHIGTAYEKIGADVIARFRRLCGDEVLFQMGNDEHSANVQKAAEAAGLPPKKYCDEMRPKFEAIWKKLHISYDRFIQTSDQNKHYPTVYEFFDRVNKAGDIYQKDYEGWYCESCEAFYTEKDLENGLCKNHQKKPAWIKEKNYFFKLKKYEKALLNHIEANPGFILPAKRKNEVASFIKQGLEDFSISRSTFTWGIPVPLDKTHVFYVWFDALINYLSWLGLKSLDDLKDNEYWKNVMHIVGKDITRFHCIIWPAMLMSAGLPLPKTVFGHGFVYLRGEKMSKSLGNVVTPLDILEKYPDFGADALRYYLMRGSSFGDDGDFTWDGFIERYNADLANGIGNLASRILGMVWRYQGGSVSPRPFEESQEDLIFKANEVWEYLKIDLSIDEKDPTDIRPHRALEAIWRFISAIDQYIDRRAPWQLAKDKKVDDLSQILTLLVECVRRLSIFCGIFVPDASKKIWRAYGFDKWKNFSDIRAPDQFDSPLSKMPHKLTELKLNLFPRIQVI, via the coding sequence ATGAAAATCTTTCTCACCACCGCCATCGACTACGTCAACAGCCTCCCCCACATCGGCACCGCGTACGAAAAAATCGGCGCCGATGTCATCGCCCGCTTTCGCCGGCTTTGCGGCGATGAGGTCCTCTTCCAGATGGGAAACGACGAACACAGCGCCAATGTTCAAAAAGCGGCTGAAGCGGCCGGGCTCCCCCCAAAAAAATACTGCGACGAGATGCGGCCAAAGTTCGAGGCGATCTGGAAAAAGCTCCATATCTCGTATGACCGGTTTATTCAGACAAGCGATCAAAATAAACATTATCCGACCGTCTATGAGTTTTTTGATCGGGTCAACAAGGCGGGCGATATCTATCAGAAGGATTACGAAGGGTGGTATTGCGAATCATGCGAGGCTTTTTACACCGAAAAAGATCTGGAGAACGGCCTCTGCAAAAATCACCAAAAAAAACCGGCGTGGATCAAGGAGAAGAATTATTTCTTCAAATTGAAAAAATATGAAAAGGCCCTTTTAAATCACATCGAGGCCAATCCTGGCTTTATCCTCCCGGCCAAGCGAAAAAATGAGGTGGCGAGTTTCATCAAACAGGGATTGGAGGATTTCAGCATCTCCCGCAGTACTTTTACATGGGGCATCCCGGTGCCGCTCGACAAGACGCACGTTTTCTATGTCTGGTTTGACGCCCTCATCAATTATCTTTCGTGGCTGGGACTTAAATCGCTGGATGACCTGAAAGACAACGAGTACTGGAAAAATGTCATGCACATCGTGGGAAAAGATATCACCCGCTTTCACTGCATCATCTGGCCGGCGATGCTGATGTCGGCCGGTCTTCCCCTTCCAAAAACAGTGTTCGGTCATGGCTTTGTCTATCTGCGCGGTGAAAAGATGTCCAAGTCTTTGGGAAACGTCGTGACACCGCTCGATATTCTGGAAAAATACCCCGACTTCGGGGCCGATGCGCTTCGCTATTATCTCATGCGCGGCTCCAGCTTTGGCGACGACGGCGATTTCACCTGGGATGGTTTCATTGAACGGTACAATGCGGATTTGGCGAATGGAATCGGAAATCTTGCTTCGCGGATTTTGGGGATGGTGTGGAGGTATCAGGGGGGGAGTGTTTCTCCCCGCCCATTTGAGGAAAGCCAGGAAGATTTAATTTTTAAAGCCAATGAGGTTTGGGAATATCTCAAGATTGATTTATCAATCGACGAGAAGGACCCCACAGATATTCGGCCTCATCGTGCCTTGGAGGCGATCTGGAGATTTATTAGCGCTATTGATCAATACATAGACAGGCGGGCTCCCTGGCAGTTGGCCAAGGATAAGAAAGTGGACGATTTGTCACAAATACTGACTCTTTTAGTTGAATGCGTCCGGCGGCTTTCCATTTTTTGCGGTATTTTTGTTCCCGACGCCTCAAAAAAAATCTGGAGAGCTTATGGATTTGACAAATGGAAAAATTTTTCCGACATTCGGGCTCCCGATCAGTTTGATTCTCCCCTGAGCAAGATGCCTCATAAATTGACGGAACTGAAACTCAATCTTTTTCCCAGGATTCAGGTCATATGA
- a CDS encoding dTMP kinase, translating into MSLFITFEGIEGSGKTTQIKILDDILKLRGYETVLTREPGGTAIGDQIRTILLDSENTGILPLCELFLYASARAQHVQQVIEPALAAKKIVLCDRFTDATLAYQGYGRDFSLEMISAINHLAVGKLKPGLTFLMDCDPEIGLRRARERIATQVQKSSEDRFENEAFPFHERVREGYLAIARAEPERVIIVNANPDVEAVHQEIVKNVSNALHWPPKKLGTAP; encoded by the coding sequence ATGTCTCTCTTCATCACATTCGAAGGCATCGAGGGTTCGGGCAAAACAACCCAAATCAAGATCCTTGATGATATCCTCAAGCTCCGCGGCTATGAGACGGTGTTGACGCGCGAGCCGGGGGGAACCGCCATCGGCGACCAGATCCGAACAATCCTCCTCGACTCCGAAAACACCGGGATTCTGCCGCTCTGCGAGCTGTTTTTGTATGCCTCCGCAAGGGCCCAGCATGTCCAGCAGGTCATCGAACCGGCGTTGGCCGCCAAAAAGATTGTCCTTTGTGACCGCTTTACCGACGCGACTTTAGCCTATCAGGGCTATGGAAGGGATTTTTCGCTGGAGATGATTTCCGCCATCAACCATCTGGCGGTGGGAAAGCTGAAACCCGGGCTCACCTTCCTGATGGATTGCGATCCCGAAATCGGATTGAGGCGGGCCCGTGAGCGGATCGCCACGCAGGTGCAAAAATCAAGCGAAGACCGTTTCGAAAATGAGGCGTTCCCTTTTCACGAAAGGGTGCGGGAGGGCTATTTGGCCATCGCCCGTGCCGAGCCGGAACGGGTGATTATCGTCAACGCCAACCCCGATGTGGAGGCGGTGCATCAGGAGATTGTAAAAAATGTTTCAAATGCCCTTCATTGGCCACCAAAAAAACTGGGAACTGCTCCTTAA
- a CDS encoding outer membrane beta-barrel protein produces MKKHLYRALFAASLVASGTVWANGTPAPEPVAGGLEISGNVTIVSGYQHDDQDATGGALGGMGDVTFATAANADHFRFIVDQVEIDLQKSFGENIRLRADIDFVDFANTNTRVADAYDLEQAYVTANLAAGNGIEFLIGKFNAPVGVESADRADNWFISYQFPYRFLTPTALIGAKLYYAFSDLIDLHYAVTNDLNANGFGDSAIPASLFRLGFNWGEEGHESTVGISGGFSPESDAAIAGGASQNAHWDFFGDLDALIAVSDTWTVAFEGVYRQSDNIVAASKNQKAIAGWIGTNWQINDAWDFSMRGGWMWEINPITGSGASTTGGFWNGTAATGHEGNTYSGQLGTGYMITDGAKMKLEYRFDFAAVAGPAANSDYHSLMAEFDYSF; encoded by the coding sequence ATGAAGAAACATCTTTATCGTGCCCTTTTCGCGGCCTCGCTGGTTGCGTCGGGCACCGTATGGGCCAACGGTACTCCGGCTCCCGAGCCGGTTGCCGGCGGTCTTGAAATCAGCGGCAATGTGACGATTGTCAGCGGCTATCAGCATGACGATCAGGACGCCACGGGCGGCGCCTTGGGCGGGATGGGTGATGTCACCTTCGCCACCGCGGCCAATGCTGACCATTTTCGTTTCATCGTCGATCAGGTGGAAATCGATCTCCAAAAAAGTTTTGGAGAGAATATCCGCCTGCGCGCTGATATCGATTTCGTCGATTTTGCCAATACCAACACACGGGTCGCGGATGCCTACGATCTGGAACAGGCCTATGTCACCGCCAACCTGGCGGCCGGCAACGGCATCGAATTCCTGATCGGCAAGTTCAACGCCCCTGTCGGGGTGGAATCGGCCGACCGGGCGGACAACTGGTTCATTTCGTACCAGTTTCCGTATCGTTTCCTCACCCCCACTGCGTTGATCGGTGCCAAACTCTATTATGCGTTTAGCGACCTGATCGATCTGCACTACGCGGTGACCAACGATCTCAACGCCAACGGCTTCGGCGATTCCGCCATTCCCGCCAGCTTGTTCCGGTTGGGCTTCAACTGGGGCGAAGAAGGGCATGAATCGACCGTCGGCATTTCGGGCGGTTTCAGCCCTGAAAGCGATGCGGCGATTGCCGGCGGCGCCTCGCAGAACGCCCACTGGGATTTCTTCGGCGACCTCGATGCCTTGATCGCCGTGAGCGATACCTGGACCGTGGCCTTCGAAGGCGTTTACCGCCAGAGCGACAACATTGTCGCCGCCTCCAAGAACCAGAAGGCGATTGCCGGCTGGATCGGAACGAACTGGCAGATCAACGATGCCTGGGATTTCAGCATGCGCGGCGGCTGGATGTGGGAAATCAACCCCATTACCGGCAGTGGCGCCTCCACCACAGGCGGGTTCTGGAACGGGACCGCGGCGACGGGCCACGAAGGGAATACCTACAGCGGTCAGTTGGGTACCGGATATATGATCACCGATGGAGCAAAGATGAAGCTGGAATATCGCTTCGACTTTGCGGCGGTGGCTGGCCCAGCGGCTAATTCGGACTATCATTCTTTGATGGCCGAGTTTGATTATAGCTTCTAA
- a CDS encoding DUF2283 domain-containing protein, protein MKVIIDPHTLERAEERGTTEDEIIDVIQTGLPIAAKYDRQGKAKIFPYRKKRQNKYYEQKKIEVYYVIKMNISYNDKNDLLYIRLDDKKQAVINRRVSDDVVLDMGEKDRIVGIEIVNASRRVSLDKLFPVQYEARHAAP, encoded by the coding sequence ATGAAAGTGATCATCGATCCACATACACTGGAAAGGGCCGAGGAACGTGGCACAACTGAGGATGAAATCATTGATGTGATTCAAACGGGATTGCCTATTGCCGCCAAATATGACAGGCAGGGAAAAGCAAAAATTTTTCCGTACCGGAAAAAACGTCAAAATAAATATTACGAACAAAAGAAAATTGAGGTATACTACGTCATAAAAATGAATATTTCCTACAACGATAAGAACGATCTCCTCTACATTCGTCTCGACGACAAGAAGCAGGCCGTGATCAATCGCCGTGTTTCAGATGATGTTGTTCTCGATATGGGCGAAAAGGACAGAATCGTCGGCATTGAAATTGTCAATGCCTCCCGGCGCGTAAGTCTCGACAAGCTTTTTCCAGTTCAGTACGAAGCCCGTCATGCGGCGCCCTGA
- a CDS encoding DNA polymerase III subunit delta' — protein sequence MFQMPFIGHQKNWELLLKDAAQNRLPPAYLFYGAPGIGKKKAALALVCRLFGREAGENTHPDLQFIQPDGNTIKIEAIRACQERLKLAPLEAPLKVVLIDEADSLTRQAANSLLKILEEPPHSTLFILITSSLFRILPTIRSRCRRLFFSTPPVEEMAETLAVSLNWPREKIREMLQYVDGSAGLMCELAGSEMAGAIENSGRLLTNASRSFTDIVQWGDELAKNREINMNLLLEVLKKRLFREMAVENKLSDLAKIDRISQAQRDLDGNVNKALVLENLMMEL from the coding sequence ATGTTTCAAATGCCCTTCATTGGCCACCAAAAAAACTGGGAACTGCTCCTTAAGGACGCCGCCCAAAACCGCCTCCCACCGGCTTATCTGTTCTATGGGGCGCCAGGCATCGGCAAAAAAAAGGCGGCTCTGGCTCTTGTTTGTCGGCTCTTTGGCCGGGAGGCGGGGGAAAATACCCACCCCGATCTGCAATTCATCCAGCCGGACGGGAACACTATCAAAATCGAGGCGATCCGGGCCTGTCAGGAAAGGCTTAAGCTTGCCCCTCTGGAGGCCCCGCTCAAGGTTGTTCTCATCGACGAAGCCGACTCTCTCACCCGCCAAGCCGCCAACAGCCTGTTAAAAATCCTGGAAGAGCCCCCCCATAGCACCCTTTTTATCCTGATCACCTCCTCCCTCTTCCGGATTTTGCCGACGATCCGTTCGCGTTGCCGGCGCCTTTTCTTTTCGACGCCGCCGGTGGAAGAAATGGCCGAAACACTGGCTGTCTCGCTGAATTGGCCCAGGGAAAAGATCCGTGAAATGCTCCAGTATGTCGATGGCTCGGCCGGTCTTATGTGCGAATTGGCTGGAAGCGAGATGGCCGGGGCGATTGAAAACTCCGGGCGCCTGTTGACGAATGCGTCCCGTTCATTTACCGACATTGTCCAATGGGGAGACGAACTGGCAAAAAACAGGGAGATAAATATGAACCTCCTTCTGGAGGTGTTGAAGAAACGCCTCTTTCGTGAAATGGCTGTGGAAAATAAATTATCCGACCTCGCCAAGATCGACCGGATTTCCCAGGCCCAGCGGGATTTGGACGGAAATGTAAACAAGGCGCTTGTTTTGGAAAATTTGATGATGGAGTTATGA